One Setaria viridis chromosome 3, Setaria_viridis_v4.0, whole genome shotgun sequence DNA window includes the following coding sequences:
- the LOC117849392 gene encoding uncharacterized protein, with protein sequence MPGAARNRQGPPRSPSGAPRGAAWSGRRPPQRPPGAARPSRLLLLRSTSSVDAMDASTASAMRLLLLEPAMGFGSARLVMAPATAAGARLPAGVRALEVVAVPAPFAGFASPRSTSSASRRGSLIVGALPRAFADARIGFASPGCSSSSRRRASSFVVGALPTGGRATNFFGEAVGGAGNALDCAIAAAVAGAGWSLSKGRCGVVARGGALTNMSPSDDNRRAAEQLVLSYDNMRSAKHIAAWVELARLKTTFEVSFDAGVLESGRDLRKSLEEIGELDPSARIYPWTTEACLGRLRAVIGREKLDMLMLATTPKDDEQFLWSAEKAEALIQAIEKLMATLHSVVILNEGWMRPSPRSLLYESCPLLLKRLLQCLQEFSAIVESTKFRRTQNSIRYRMLEEHALALEHVYAVALDIFQEVSPPTGPQEESQDVGKGLRDRRIALFEQDVGLTDCMSAIGERDSKLVIQCLEHTIWEVRDRVLGPDSQLLEG encoded by the exons ATGCCTGGAGCCGCTCGCAACCGCCAGGGCCCGCCACGCTCGCCGTCGGGGGCACCGCGGGGTGCTGCCTGGAGCGGCCGGAGGCCGCCGCAGAGGCCGCCTGGAGCCGCTCGCCCtagccgcctcctcctcctccgatccaCCAGCAGCGTCGACGCCATGGACGCATCTACCGCCTCCGCcatgcgcctcctcctcctggagcCCGCCATGGGGTTCGGCTCAGCGCGCCTCGTCATGGCgcccgcgaccgccgccgggGCTCGCCTCCCCGCGGGAGTCCGCGCCCTCGAGGTCGTCGCCGTGCCCGCGCCGTTCGCCGGCTTCGCCTCTCCGCGCTCCACCTCATCCGCTTCGCGTCGCGGGTCTCTCATCGTTGGTGCGCTGCCCAGAGCGTTCGCCGACGCGCGCATCGGCTTCGCATCTCCGGgctgttcctcttcctccaggCGCCGCGCGTCGTCCTTCGTTGTGGGCGCGCTGCCCACGGGCGGCCGCGCCACCAACTTCTTCGGAGAGGCCGTGGGCGGAGCGGGGAACGCGCTCGATTGCGCCATCGCGGCCGCAGTCGCCGGAGCGGGGTGGTCGTTGTCAAAGGGCCGCTGCGGCGTGGTGGCGAGAGGAGGAGCTCTCACCAACATGTCCCCGTCCGACGACAACAGGCGCGCTGCTGAGCAGCTGGTGCTCTCGTACGATAACATGCGGTCGGCGAAGCACATCGCCGCGTGGGTTGAGCTCGCCCGCCTCAAGACCACCTTTGAGGTCTCCTTTGATGCC GGTGTTCTTGAGTCGGGCCGCGATCTGAGGAAGTCGCTGGAGGAGATAGGCGAGCTCGATCCCAGTGCCAGGATCTACCCGTGGACTACGGAAGCATGCCTCGGCAGACTCCGCGCAGTGATCGGGAGAGAGAAGCTGGACATGCTGATGTTGGCTACTACACCTAAAGACGACGAGCAATTCTTGTGGAGTGCAGAGAAAGCGGAGGCTCTGATTCAGGCCATCGAAAAGTTAATG GCAACACTACACTCAGTTGTAATTCTCAATGAAGGTTGGATGAGGCCATCTCCCCGCTCTTTACTATATGAATCTTGTCCTCTGCTCCTCAAGAGG CTATTGCAGTGCCTGCAAGAGTTCAGTGCAATTGTGGAATCCACTAAATTTAGAAG GACTCAAAACAGTATCCGTTACAGAATGCTTGAAGAGCATGCTCTTGCACTGGAGCATGTGTATGCTGTAGCTCTGGACATATTCCAGGAGGTGTCACCCCCCACTGGGCCTCAAGAGGAATCACAGGACGTCGGGAAGGGCTTGAGAGACAGGAGAATCGCCCTGTTCGAGCAAGACGTGGGATTAACTGACTGCATGTCCGCCATCGGCGAGAGGGACTCAAAATTGGTGATCCAGTGCCTTGAGCACACCATCTGGGAGGTCAGGGACAGGGTTTTAGGGCCTGATTCGCAGCTCTTGGAAGGTTAG